In uncultured Bacteroides sp., one genomic interval encodes:
- a CDS encoding sulfatase-like hydrolase/transferase has protein sequence MKPLIKTVPALLGGLSFFTAAHAQQESKRPNIIFILADDMGYGDLACYGNKVVKTPNIDKLAIDGIRFTNCYAGSAISSPSRCSLLTGKHTGHTTIRDNFCKAQGLPGLKGTNPIRRMHLLPNDTTIATVLGSAGYRTCLVNKWHQDGFNPGAGPLDRGFDEFYGWLISTENSNTPYYYPALRFYNRDLKVIPENENNKRGIHDSDLSVNESIDFIDRNKNNPFFLYLAFDVPHKPYFINSLEPYSNSSLSDTGKLYASLITHTDEAIGRLIDHLEKTGLRDNTIIIFASDNGGAVQAPLDELNCNAGYRGRKGILYEGGIKVPFIVNCPKHIKGGQTMKNLIYFPDVMPTLADYAHAKLPQHIDGISIKALLDGKKQDTDDRVFYWEFPGNQVAVRKGDWKIVSVKKGTNLELYNITKDPYEKTNLAEKYPEVLKDLEKEIKKSRVASPNWPIEGE, from the coding sequence ATGAAACCATTAATAAAAACAGTTCCGGCCCTTTTGGGAGGCCTGTCATTTTTCACTGCTGCACATGCACAGCAAGAGAGTAAACGTCCTAATATCATTTTTATTCTGGCAGATGATATGGGTTATGGCGATCTGGCTTGCTACGGAAACAAGGTGGTAAAGACACCAAACATAGACAAACTAGCCATTGATGGTATCCGATTCACAAACTGCTATGCAGGATCGGCCATCAGTTCGCCTTCCAGATGTTCGCTTCTTACAGGCAAGCATACAGGGCATACCACCATCAGAGATAACTTCTGTAAGGCACAAGGACTTCCCGGATTGAAAGGCACTAATCCTATCCGCAGAATGCATCTGCTTCCTAACGACACTACTATTGCCACTGTATTAGGATCAGCTGGTTACAGAACTTGCCTGGTAAATAAATGGCATCAGGATGGATTTAATCCCGGAGCCGGACCGTTGGATCGTGGTTTCGATGAATTCTATGGCTGGTTAATCAGTACAGAGAACTCTAATACACCTTATTATTATCCTGCTTTGCGTTTCTATAACCGCGATTTGAAAGTTATTCCGGAGAACGAAAATAACAAACGAGGCATACACGACAGCGATCTGTCCGTAAATGAATCTATAGATTTCATTGATCGTAATAAGAATAATCCATTCTTCCTGTATCTGGCTTTCGACGTTCCTCATAAACCTTATTTCATCAATAGTCTGGAACCTTATTCAAATTCATCTCTATCAGATACGGGGAAATTGTATGCTAGTCTGATTACTCACACCGACGAAGCAATAGGTCGTTTAATTGATCATCTGGAAAAAACAGGCTTGCGTGACAACACTATTATTATTTTTGCATCAGATAATGGAGGTGCGGTACAAGCCCCTCTTGACGAGTTGAACTGCAATGCCGGATATCGTGGGCGAAAAGGTATTCTTTACGAAGGAGGTATTAAAGTGCCATTCATCGTTAATTGTCCGAAGCACATAAAAGGTGGACAAACAATGAAGAATCTTATCTATTTCCCGGATGTAATGCCTACCCTTGCAGATTATGCACATGCAAAGCTTCCTCAGCATATCGATGGAATAAGCATCAAAGCCTTACTTGATGGCAAGAAACAAGATACAGACGACCGGGTATTCTATTGGGAATTCCCTGGAAATCAGGTTGCTGTACGTAAAGGTGATTGGAAGATTGTATCTGTAAAAAAAGGTACTAATCTTGAGCTGTATAACATCACAAAAGATCCTTACGAGAAAACGAATCTGGCAGAGAAGTATCCAGAGGTGCTAAAAGATCTTGAGAAAGAAATTAAGAAATCGCGCGTAGCTTCTCCTAACTGGCCTATTGAAGGAGAATAA
- a CDS encoding peroxiredoxin, with amino-acid sequence MIMLLLDNFWLILFIALGLPLLTYRSKFRKIVYHTDSWIINIKPVFADELRGIIGSHSVNHPKYKKFRNYYRTFLVLFLITLVFYFDFRGFTHTKETEIEKSKIGVGSKVPSFSLKDQEGNTLAIDSVIGKHNLVIFFYLTDGSPGCLREVWAFQENLDEFREADAMVIGIGRESVDSHKELATENALLYTLLSDEGNKVRKMFRVPSNLLGYLPGRVTYIVDKTGKVVYVHSSQIRTYRHATNALKFLKEMK; translated from the coding sequence ATGATAATGCTACTTTTAGATAATTTCTGGCTGATTCTTTTCATAGCATTGGGATTGCCACTACTCACTTACCGGAGTAAGTTCAGGAAAATTGTGTACCACACCGATAGTTGGATTATCAATATAAAACCGGTATTTGCCGATGAACTCAGGGGAATTATCGGAAGCCATAGTGTTAATCATCCTAAATATAAGAAGTTCAGGAACTATTATAGAACTTTTCTGGTTCTCTTTTTAATAACGCTTGTTTTCTATTTTGATTTTCGGGGTTTTACACATACTAAGGAAACAGAGATAGAGAAATCTAAAATAGGTGTAGGCAGTAAGGTTCCTTCTTTCTCTCTGAAGGATCAGGAAGGTAATACTTTGGCTATCGATTCTGTGATAGGTAAACATAATCTGGTTATCTTCTTCTACCTTACAGATGGTAGCCCAGGTTGCTTGCGTGAGGTCTGGGCATTCCAGGAAAACCTTGATGAATTCAGAGAGGCCGATGCTATGGTTATTGGCATTGGCAGAGAATCTGTTGATAGCCATAAGGAGTTAGCTACAGAAAATGCTCTTCTCTATACGTTGCTAAGTGATGAGGGAAATAAAGTACGCAAGATGTTCAGGGTACCGTCCAATTTATTAGGATATTTGCCCGGTAGAGTTACTTATATTGTAGATAAAACAGGCAAGGTAGTGTATGTACATAGCTCACAAATAAGAACTTACAGGCACGCCACAAATGCCCTGAAGTTTCTGAAAGAGATGAAATAG
- a CDS encoding S8 family peptidase: MKKCLTNPIFSAIILLGSTVVITPGCSDEESLTVINSQTEAGVQTRTVSTSSSDSLFVANEVIVKFKSNSSSAARDSALSNVSGVVAEKILTNAMKRNGDKDGVTLVKTSKNVQEAVGLLKKLGAVEYAEPNYIYTIDEAANDTYFTDGTLWGMYGSSTSPANQFGCDAASAWAAGHTGSSDIYVGVIDEGYMYTHEDLAANAGTNPGEIAGNRIDDDGNGYVDDVYGWNFAGNNNKVFDAALDDHGTHVAGIIGASGNNGVGVAGVCWNVKLLSGKFMGRRGGTTADAIKAIDYFTELKKAGMNIVATNNSWSGSGYSQALFDAIERANAAGIIFVAAAGNDGFNDDGLLASYPAAYNNSNIISVASITSTGALSSFSNYGPKSVDLAAPGSDIMSCVPFKSKGNVYSRYAYKSGTSMAAPHVTGAVVLYLASHPGATASEAINAILSSAIPTASLSGKCVTGGRLNLSGF; the protein is encoded by the coding sequence ATGAAAAAGTGCCTTACTAATCCTATCTTTTCAGCTATCATTTTACTGGGTTCAACGGTTGTTATTACTCCAGGTTGTTCGGATGAAGAATCATTGACCGTGATCAATTCACAAACAGAAGCTGGAGTTCAAACACGTACTGTATCTACTAGCTCGTCCGATTCACTTTTTGTGGCTAACGAGGTTATTGTGAAATTTAAAAGTAATTCATCATCTGCTGCAAGAGATAGCGCGTTAAGTAATGTAAGCGGAGTTGTGGCCGAGAAGATTCTTACTAATGCTATGAAGCGTAATGGTGACAAAGATGGTGTTACTTTGGTTAAAACTTCAAAGAATGTGCAAGAAGCTGTTGGACTCTTGAAGAAGCTGGGTGCTGTTGAATATGCAGAACCTAATTACATATATACAATTGACGAGGCAGCTAATGATACTTACTTTACGGATGGTACTCTTTGGGGTATGTACGGATCGTCTACTTCTCCTGCTAATCAGTTTGGTTGTGATGCTGCAAGTGCATGGGCCGCTGGTCACACTGGTTCCAGTGATATATATGTAGGTGTTATAGATGAAGGATACATGTACACACACGAAGATTTGGCAGCAAATGCAGGAACAAATCCGGGAGAAATAGCTGGTAACAGAATAGATGATGATGGGAATGGTTATGTAGACGATGTGTATGGCTGGAATTTCGCTGGAAATAACAATAAAGTTTTTGATGCTGCATTGGATGATCACGGTACTCATGTGGCAGGTATAATCGGTGCTTCCGGCAATAATGGCGTGGGTGTAGCCGGTGTATGCTGGAATGTAAAACTGTTGAGCGGTAAGTTCATGGGTAGAAGAGGAGGTACTACTGCCGATGCTATCAAAGCAATCGATTACTTTACTGAGCTAAAAAAAGCAGGTATGAATATTGTAGCAACCAATAACTCATGGAGCGGAAGTGGATATTCTCAGGCTTTATTTGATGCGATAGAGAGAGCTAACGCAGCCGGAATTATATTTGTTGCAGCAGCAGGTAATGATGGCTTCAATGATGATGGATTGCTGGCTAGCTATCCGGCAGCATATAATAATAGCAATATAATATCTGTAGCATCCATTACAAGTACCGGAGCTTTATCTAGTTTCTCAAATTACGGACCAAAATCGGTCGATCTTGCTGCTCCGGGATCTGATATCATGTCTTGTGTACCTTTTAAATCAAAGGGTAATGTTTATTCACGTTATGCTTATAAGAGCGGTACGTCCATGGCTGCACCACATGTTACTGGTGCTGTTGTGTTATATCTTGCATCTCATCCGGGAGCTACTGCATCAGAAGCTATCAATGCTATTCTGAGCAGTGCAATACCTACAGCATCTCTTTCAGGTAAATGTGTAACTGGAGGACGGTTAAATTTGAGTGGTTTCTAG
- a CDS encoding LamG-like jellyroll fold domain-containing protein, translating into MKKELLLLFILVIGAPLRGQVHLPITADDNTVVLDHFDSASIGETVGTTNYTDGLSGLSKAIDFLNSGNFVIYSNNADLTYKGTVEMWINISSYNKGLLNINWFKSYSSPSSGHVFHLGIDSEGKIGLSGWSGIVENSFKSNEAVPLNIWTHIAVSWGDSTKIYINGKKDLSSPLLFRPAVSSGNSIYIPYWGNKIGYIDELHISKIQRTDEEIKTRVITKITSANPTISDSNTLILDHFNSVSNGETVGTTNYIDGLTGLDKVIDFSSAGNYNIYPVNANITNAGTVEMWAYLNSYNKGLLTINWSKYYSSPSGGYVFHLGVDSNGNIKLSGWSSVVNNDFISKSAVPLNSWTHIAVSWGDSTKIYINGVADTVSVLPFRPSVYSGNYLYLPYWGSQIGYIDELHVSKVQRTNSEIASRVAPYNTNTGINKFTINNNTKIYPNPVTENLTIESDEDIQSIELINLSGQIVKKYGKQNIISLLNIQSGTYIIKINFSNNRSFTKHIIKN; encoded by the coding sequence ATGAAAAAGGAACTTTTACTTCTATTTATATTAGTTATCGGAGCTCCTCTAAGGGGGCAGGTGCATCTTCCTATTACTGCTGACGATAACACTGTAGTACTAGATCATTTTGATTCAGCATCTATAGGTGAAACTGTTGGAACCACTAACTACACAGATGGCTTAAGCGGACTAAGCAAAGCTATTGATTTTTTGAATTCAGGTAATTTTGTTATCTATTCAAATAATGCAGATCTAACTTATAAAGGAACTGTAGAAATGTGGATTAATATTAGTAGTTATAATAAAGGATTATTAAACATTAACTGGTTTAAATCGTACTCATCTCCTTCATCGGGACATGTATTTCACTTAGGAATAGATTCCGAAGGGAAAATAGGATTAAGTGGATGGAGTGGAATTGTAGAAAATAGTTTTAAAAGCAATGAAGCAGTACCTCTTAATATCTGGACTCATATTGCAGTAAGCTGGGGAGATTCAACTAAAATTTATATTAACGGAAAAAAAGATTTGTCGTCACCACTATTATTTCGTCCGGCAGTTAGTTCTGGAAATTCCATTTATATCCCCTACTGGGGTAACAAAATTGGGTACATAGACGAATTACACATTTCAAAAATACAAAGAACAGATGAAGAGATCAAAACAAGAGTTATAACCAAAATAACATCTGCCAATCCTACAATAAGTGATAGTAATACCTTGATTTTAGATCATTTCAATTCTGTTTCTAATGGCGAAACTGTTGGAACAACAAATTATATTGATGGTTTAACCGGACTTGATAAAGTTATAGATTTCTCCTCTGCCGGGAATTACAACATCTATCCAGTAAATGCAAATATTACTAATGCAGGAACCGTAGAGATGTGGGCATACCTTAATAGTTATAACAAAGGATTGCTTACCATTAACTGGAGCAAATACTATTCAAGCCCTTCAGGTGGATATGTATTTCACTTAGGAGTCGATTCAAATGGAAATATTAAACTAAGTGGATGGAGTAGTGTTGTAAACAATGATTTTATAAGCAAATCTGCAGTTCCATTAAATAGCTGGACACATATTGCTGTAAGTTGGGGAGATTCAACTAAAATATATATTAACGGAGTAGCAGATACTGTCTCAGTTCTTCCTTTTAGGCCATCTGTATATTCTGGTAATTATTTATATCTTCCCTACTGGGGTAGCCAAATTGGCTATATCGATGAATTGCACGTATCTAAAGTACAACGAACAAATAGTGAAATTGCATCCAGAGTTGCTCCCTACAATACCAATACTGGCATAAATAAGTTTACAATTAATAATAATACTAAAATATATCCTAATCCTGTTACAGAAAACTTAACAATAGAATCTGATGAGGATATACAATCTATCGAATTAATTAATCTATCTGGCCAGATTGTAAAAAAGTACGGTAAACAAAACATTATTTCTCTCTTGAATATACAATCTGGAACATACATAATTAAAATAAATTTCAGCAATAATAGAAGTTTCACGAAGCATATAATAAAGA
- a CDS encoding exonuclease SbcCD subunit D C-terminal domain-containing protein, giving the protein MIKLLHTADWHIGQTFFDYNRKAEHLHFLEWLRDQIRQQGVDVLLIAGDVFDTPNPSADSQKMFYKFLREITTDNSALQVVVIAGNHDSAARLEAPNPLLEEMNITIKGIVRRTTDGLIDYQRLIVPLTKDGEVAAWCMAVPYLRQGDYPEAESYPLGVKAMYEALLQEVLKVRQPNQAIVAMGHLHTAGGIVSENDRSERTIVGGEEWVSPDAFSNEIVYTALGHLHRGQQVCGREEVRYAGAPLPMSFAEKNYKQSVALVEIDGAAVTKIEKLLYDAPVKVLSIPNEARPLDEVLEEIDKLPEGEITETSPYLEVKVLITEPEPSLRNRIEEALKTKSVRLARLGAVQVGRDAESKTFTYEELQAITPMEIARMEFEKQFGGEEMPDTMKNLLQSVIQEIEHEDISN; this is encoded by the coding sequence ATGATAAAACTACTCCATACAGCCGATTGGCACATCGGTCAGACTTTTTTTGACTATAACCGTAAAGCGGAGCATTTGCACTTTCTGGAGTGGTTGAGAGACCAGATCCGGCAACAAGGTGTGGATGTACTCCTCATCGCGGGAGATGTGTTCGACACTCCGAACCCCTCTGCCGATTCTCAGAAGATGTTCTATAAGTTTTTAAGGGAGATAACTACGGATAATTCTGCTTTGCAGGTAGTGGTGATTGCCGGTAATCACGATTCGGCAGCACGGCTCGAAGCTCCTAATCCTCTTCTCGAGGAGATGAATATTACCATTAAAGGCATTGTGAGACGTACCACTGATGGCTTGATAGACTATCAGCGATTGATTGTACCACTTACCAAGGACGGTGAAGTGGCGGCATGGTGTATGGCTGTACCTTATCTCCGGCAGGGAGATTATCCCGAGGCAGAGAGCTATCCGCTGGGAGTGAAGGCGATGTACGAGGCCTTGTTACAAGAAGTGCTGAAAGTACGGCAACCCAACCAGGCCATTGTGGCAATGGGACATTTACATACAGCCGGAGGTATTGTTTCAGAAAACGACCGCTCTGAACGTACCATAGTTGGCGGTGAAGAGTGGGTATCGCCCGATGCTTTCTCAAATGAAATTGTTTATACTGCTTTAGGTCATTTACATCGCGGTCAGCAAGTATGCGGGCGTGAGGAGGTGCGATATGCCGGAGCTCCTTTGCCAATGTCGTTTGCTGAGAAGAATTACAAGCAAAGTGTGGCACTGGTAGAGATCGATGGTGCAGCAGTTACTAAGATTGAAAAACTGCTTTATGATGCTCCTGTTAAGGTACTTAGCATCCCCAACGAAGCAAGGCCTTTGGATGAAGTATTGGAGGAAATTGACAAACTACCGGAAGGGGAAATCACTGAAACCTCTCCTTATCTGGAGGTGAAAGTACTGATTACAGAACCTGAACCATCACTTCGGAATAGAATAGAAGAAGCCTTGAAAACCAAATCAGTACGATTGGCAAGACTGGGTGCTGTACAAGTTGGTAGAGATGCAGAATCTAAGACTTTTACCTACGAGGAACTGCAGGCAATTACTCCAATGGAGATTGCACGGATGGAGTTTGAGAAACAATTTGGGGGCGAAGAGATGCCCGACACAATGAAGAACCTGCTGCAAAGCGTTATCCAGGAAATAGAGCATGAAGATATTAGCAATTAG
- a CDS encoding tryptophanase, with amino-acid sequence MQEIKFYSGENIPLELHKVRIVQKLNLVPVERRMEALYEGGFNTFKLSTRDVFLDMLTDSGTNAMSDNQVSAMLRADDAYAGSQSFERLQKAVEDVLDKKYLLPVHQGRAAENILSEAYVKKGNIIPMNYHFTTAMAHITLRGGQIAELLYDEAYVINSDHPFKGNMNIEALEEIIKSNGPENIPFIRMEASTNLIGGQPFSMQNLRDVRAIADKYGLLLVLDASLMGENAYLIIQREEEFKNADMETVIKLMTGLSDICYFSARKLSCSRGGGICTNNTDVYNKLQVFVPLYEGFLTYGGMSIREVEAMAVGLYEVWDETIVSQSPIFIKYLVDSLDAKGVPMVKPAGVLGAHVDAMQICSHIPQHEYPAGALAAAFFLISGVRGMERGTLSNQRDENGVEPLANMELLRLAVPRRVFTLSQLKYVEDRMAWLYQNRHLIGGLRFIEEPPVLRFFMGKLEPTSDWPQKLMAKFKEDFGDSL; translated from the coding sequence ATGCAGGAAATTAAATTCTACAGCGGGGAAAATATTCCATTGGAATTGCACAAAGTGCGCATTGTTCAAAAACTCAATCTTGTTCCGGTGGAACGCCGTATGGAAGCTCTTTATGAAGGTGGATTCAACACTTTTAAACTTAGTACAAGAGATGTCTTTCTCGATATGTTGACCGACTCGGGAACAAATGCTATGAGTGATAACCAGGTATCGGCAATGCTTCGGGCTGATGATGCTTATGCCGGTTCTCAAAGTTTTGAACGGTTACAAAAAGCAGTCGAGGATGTTCTGGATAAGAAATATCTCTTACCTGTTCACCAGGGACGTGCTGCCGAAAATATTCTTTCAGAGGCTTATGTAAAGAAGGGAAACATAATTCCAATGAATTATCACTTCACAACAGCAATGGCTCACATAACTCTTAGAGGAGGACAAATAGCTGAATTGCTTTATGATGAAGCTTACGTAATAAACTCTGATCATCCGTTCAAGGGGAATATGAATATCGAAGCATTGGAAGAAATTATCAAATCTAATGGTCCTGAAAATATTCCTTTTATCCGTATGGAAGCTTCAACAAATCTAATTGGTGGACAACCTTTCTCTATGCAGAATCTTCGTGATGTACGTGCTATAGCCGATAAATATGGTCTGCTACTTGTACTTGACGCTAGTTTGATGGGCGAAAATGCTTACTTGATAATACAGCGTGAAGAAGAGTTTAAAAACGCTGATATGGAGACCGTTATTAAACTAATGACCGGCTTGTCTGATATTTGTTACTTCTCTGCCCGCAAGCTCAGTTGTTCACGAGGGGGAGGTATATGTACCAATAATACAGATGTTTATAATAAGCTTCAGGTTTTTGTACCTCTGTATGAAGGCTTCCTTACTTACGGTGGTATGTCCATTCGCGAAGTAGAAGCAATGGCAGTAGGTCTGTACGAGGTTTGGGATGAAACGATTGTAAGTCAGAGTCCGATATTCATTAAGTATCTTGTAGATTCACTGGATGCAAAGGGTGTGCCGATGGTTAAACCAGCCGGAGTTCTTGGAGCCCATGTAGATGCTATGCAAATATGCTCTCATATTCCACAACATGAATATCCTGCAGGAGCATTGGCTGCAGCCTTTTTCTTAATATCAGGAGTCAGAGGTATGGAACGTGGCACGTTATCCAATCAACGCGATGAAAATGGTGTTGAGCCTTTAGCTAATATGGAGTTGCTTCGCCTGGCAGTACCACGTCGTGTGTTTACATTGTCTCAATTAAAATATGTAGAAGACCGTATGGCATGGCTTTATCAGAATCGTCATCTTATTGGTGGACTGAGATTTATTGAGGAGCCACCAGTGCTACGTTTCTTCATGGGTAAACTAGAACCAACGTCTGATTGGCCACAGAAACTGATGGCTAAGTTTAAAGAAGATTTTGGTGATAGTTTGTAG